The following are from one region of the Methyloversatilis discipulorum genome:
- a CDS encoding YcnI family protein, translated as MKIRICALALLAAPIVASAHVVLEQQVATAGSYYKGVFRVGHGCEGSATVALTVTLPEPMASVKPMVKPGWTVSTRSEKLAQPLMNHGKPVTEAVVEVSWRGGPLADAHYDEFALMMKLPDAAGRRWFKVMQVCEQGVNDWSQIPAEGQTTRDLKMPAAALDIQPAAGHVHH; from the coding sequence ATGAAGATCAGGATCTGCGCACTGGCGCTGCTGGCCGCACCCATCGTCGCCAGCGCACACGTCGTGCTCGAACAGCAGGTCGCGACGGCCGGCAGCTACTACAAGGGCGTGTTCCGCGTCGGCCACGGCTGCGAAGGTTCGGCCACCGTCGCGCTGACGGTGACGCTGCCCGAGCCGATGGCCAGCGTGAAACCGATGGTGAAACCGGGCTGGACGGTCAGCACGCGCAGCGAGAAGCTTGCGCAGCCGCTGATGAATCACGGCAAGCCGGTCACCGAGGCCGTGGTCGAAGTGAGCTGGCGCGGCGGCCCGCTGGCCGACGCACACTACGACGAGTTCGCGCTGATGATGAAGCTGCCCGACGCGGCGGGACGGCGCTGGTTCAAGGTGATGCAGGTGTGCGAACAGGGCGTGAACGACTGGTCGCAGATTCCCGCCGAGGGGCAGACCACGCGCGATCTGAAGATGCCGGCTGCGGCGCTCGACATCCAGCCCGCCGCCGGTCACGTCCATCACTGA
- a CDS encoding response regulator transcription factor: protein MSESILVIDDDETFNAVLVNALRRRGLDAHGCTDPATALSVAARQKPARVVLDLNLNGTSGLSLVRPLLDALPELRIVVLTGYASIATAVDAIKLGAFQYLAKPVEVDAILSAFDCVVSAPADDMLDAEPLSVGRLEWEHIQRVLKEHDGNISATARALKMHRRTLQRKLLKRPVKA from the coding sequence ATGTCTGAATCGATACTGGTCATCGACGATGACGAAACCTTCAACGCCGTGCTGGTGAATGCACTGCGCCGGCGCGGGCTGGACGCCCACGGGTGCACCGACCCCGCCACTGCGCTTTCCGTGGCCGCGCGGCAGAAACCCGCCCGCGTCGTGCTCGACCTGAACCTGAACGGCACGTCCGGCCTGTCCCTCGTCCGGCCGCTGCTCGATGCACTCCCCGAACTGCGCATCGTCGTGCTCACCGGTTACGCGAGCATCGCCACCGCGGTCGATGCGATCAAGCTGGGCGCCTTCCAGTATCTGGCCAAGCCGGTCGAGGTCGACGCCATCCTGTCGGCCTTCGACTGCGTGGTCAGCGCACCTGCCGATGACATGCTCGATGCCGAGCCGCTGTCGGTCGGACGCCTGGAGTGGGAGCACATCCAGCGCGTGCTGAAGGAACACGACGGCAACATTTCCGCCACCGCACGCGCATTGAAAATGCATCGCCGGACGCTGCAGCGCAAGCTGCTGAAGCGCCCGGTCAAGGCCTGA
- a CDS encoding sensor histidine kinase — MIRARWWALGALLLLLAIAPGLLDLPLPQMPMLAILAAVGLWNGLMHWQLHRSAGAPDATGCLLQLCIDLLAFASLLYFSGGATNPLVFMLLLPVVLSALLLSRGAVLAIAALAILLYSLLMVQFIPLELGDARRATALHLSGMWLTFVVSAAMLAWFVMRTTDALRRRDAELARAREQTYRDERVLALGALAAGAAHELGSPLATLAVLVGEMERDTPAETTAAADLKLMREQIAYCKRIITRLTEQAGDQRSEGAESMRCDAWLEGLHAAWRSLRGGCDTTFTLLGSGEPPLIVVEPTLGQSVVSVLDNALRAGAPVDLALDWNAEEVRIEVRDSGPGFSDDVLRKAGRQPFGDAAQGSGIGLLLTTASLERMGGKLELDNPWTGGARATIRLPLARIGLHV; from the coding sequence TTGATCAGGGCACGCTGGTGGGCACTGGGCGCGCTGCTGTTACTGTTGGCCATCGCCCCCGGACTGCTCGATCTGCCGCTGCCGCAGATGCCGATGCTGGCCATTCTCGCCGCGGTGGGCCTGTGGAACGGCCTCATGCACTGGCAGTTGCACCGAAGCGCCGGTGCACCGGACGCAACCGGCTGTCTGCTGCAGTTGTGCATCGACCTGCTCGCCTTCGCCTCGCTGCTCTATTTCAGCGGCGGCGCCACCAATCCGCTGGTGTTCATGCTGCTGCTTCCGGTGGTGCTGTCGGCGCTGCTGCTGTCGCGTGGCGCGGTGCTGGCGATCGCCGCACTGGCCATCCTGCTCTACTCGCTACTGATGGTGCAGTTCATCCCGCTCGAGCTGGGCGACGCCCGGCGGGCGACTGCGCTGCACCTGTCCGGCATGTGGCTCACCTTCGTCGTGTCGGCCGCCATGCTGGCCTGGTTCGTGATGCGCACGACCGATGCACTGCGTCGACGTGACGCGGAACTGGCGCGCGCACGCGAACAGACCTATCGCGACGAACGCGTGCTGGCACTCGGCGCGCTGGCGGCGGGCGCCGCACACGAGCTCGGTTCGCCGCTGGCCACGCTGGCCGTACTGGTCGGCGAGATGGAACGCGACACACCGGCGGAGACGACCGCAGCGGCCGACCTGAAACTGATGCGCGAACAGATCGCCTACTGCAAGCGCATCATCACGCGCCTGACCGAGCAGGCTGGCGACCAGCGCAGCGAAGGCGCCGAGTCGATGCGCTGCGACGCCTGGCTGGAAGGTCTGCACGCCGCATGGCGCAGCCTGCGCGGTGGATGCGACACCACCTTCACGCTGCTCGGCAGCGGCGAGCCGCCGCTCATCGTGGTCGAGCCGACACTGGGTCAAAGCGTGGTGAGTGTGCTCGACAACGCGTTGCGCGCCGGCGCGCCGGTCGACCTGGCACTCGACTGGAATGCCGAAGAAGTGCGCATCGAGGTGCGCGACAGCGGTCCAGGCTTCTCCGACGACGTGCTGCGCAAGGCCGGACGCCAGCCCTTCGGTGACGCTGCCCAGGGCAGCGGCATCGGCTTGCTGTTGACCACTGCCAGCCTGGAGCGGATGGGCGGCAAGCTCGAACTGGACAACCCCTGGACCGGTGGCGCGCGGGCGACGATCCGGCTGCCTCTCGCACGCATAGGCCTACATGTCTGA
- a CDS encoding FxDxF family PEP-CTERM protein, whose product MVRPQSLTFAVAFTLALPLAAEAHIGYGGRDFGSFDAAGGSVTIANQTVSGNYGWADGLDADFGDSHRLRAFRFSLSTTTTVTFSVAANAGATATSVGGLLPGFSIYQGLAHLAPLGADHDGAAATVAYLSSLDGAPKEGAFRALNDWKIGNDAGDPLSVFTFRGYAADSDLDGFVTGSFELGAGDYSIFVGGVNYVSQLDAMRPTYGMTATLAVAAVPEPETYALLLSGLGLLGLAVRRRSGC is encoded by the coding sequence ATGGTCCGCCCGCAATCCCTGACGTTCGCCGTCGCGTTCACCCTCGCACTGCCACTCGCCGCCGAGGCACATATCGGCTACGGAGGCCGTGATTTCGGAAGCTTCGATGCCGCCGGAGGCAGCGTCACCATCGCCAATCAGACCGTGTCCGGCAATTACGGCTGGGCCGACGGCCTCGACGCCGACTTCGGCGACTCACACCGGCTGCGCGCCTTCCGCTTCTCGCTGAGCACGACCACTACCGTCACCTTCAGCGTTGCCGCGAACGCGGGCGCGACCGCCACCTCGGTCGGCGGACTGCTGCCCGGCTTCTCGATCTACCAGGGACTGGCCCACCTGGCACCGTTAGGCGCGGACCACGACGGTGCGGCGGCCACCGTGGCCTATCTGTCGTCGCTCGATGGCGCCCCGAAGGAAGGCGCATTCCGCGCATTGAACGACTGGAAGATCGGCAATGACGCCGGCGACCCGCTGTCGGTGTTTACCTTCCGCGGCTATGCAGCCGACAGCGATCTCGATGGCTTCGTGACCGGCAGTTTCGAACTGGGTGCCGGCGACTACAGCATCTTCGTCGGCGGCGTGAACTACGTGTCGCAACTGGACGCGATGCGCCCGACCTACGGCATGACGGCCACGCTTGCGGTCGCCGCCGTACCCGAACCCGAAACCTATGCGCTGCTGCTGTCCGGTCTCGGGCTGCTCGGCCTCGCCGTCCGCCGTCGCAGCGGATGCTGA
- a CDS encoding TonB-dependent receptor, giving the protein MTSSCSRPRSRLAILFLGSGPALLSISAYAQSETVSAPTPLAPIRVEGGRDERPVGATTLPSSTLDALRAISSDTARLLEGIPGVSTYGAGGISSLPSIRGLADERLKITVDGMDLMSACPNHMNPALSLIDPSKVETVAVYAGITPVSEGGDSIGGAIQIRSARPKFAASDNDVLTEAKVGTFFRSNGTARGHSVDLSIASTQLSVHYSESASESDNYRTAGDFKKEGFWKQLGQRPVAEREVASSGYRGSKNKEVGLGLAWSSNSVLHLTYSEQKLDYQGFPNQRMDMIFSRPDPANPGNYVIAENTPSNANRTLNLRYLGQHAWGELEARLFRQTVAHHMDLNQDRFFGMFMPMKSDASTLGGLLKASIPLSPEHLLRVGTDFQRYRLDDWWPPIGIAPGAMCCDDFQNIRNGKRDRIGVFTELETGWNAAWLSLLGIRGGLVHADADSVQGYSNVYAADAARFNQRDRSRNDTHLDLTALVRYTPDARQNYEAGLARKTRSPSLYELYPWSSFPMAALMNNFVGDGNAYLGNPGLKPEVAYTASASAYWHDEGKERWDLKLSGHATYVDDYIDAQRCPRALSAQCNALNSSADDRYVILQYVNQRAMLQGVDVSGSTLIARHADIGKLYLNGMASYVDGRNLSTGDRLYHIMPLNAKIALEHRSQQWTNTFEVHSVSAKDEVSRVRNEVRTPGYTLLNLRSSFAWKNGRLDLALENALNKFYLLPLGGAYLGQGNSMTTAGIPWGMSVPGRARSLNVALNLSF; this is encoded by the coding sequence ATGACCTCTTCCTGTTCGCGACCGCGTTCGCGCCTCGCAATCCTGTTCCTGGGCTCCGGCCCCGCCCTGCTCTCGATCAGCGCCTACGCTCAGTCCGAAACCGTGTCGGCGCCGACCCCGCTTGCCCCGATCCGGGTCGAGGGTGGGCGCGACGAACGTCCGGTCGGCGCGACGACGCTGCCCTCCTCCACACTGGATGCGCTGCGCGCGATCAGCAGCGACACGGCGCGGCTGCTGGAGGGCATTCCAGGCGTGTCGACCTACGGCGCGGGCGGCATTTCCAGCCTGCCGTCGATTCGAGGTCTGGCCGACGAGCGTCTGAAGATCACCGTCGATGGCATGGATTTGATGTCCGCCTGCCCCAACCACATGAATCCGGCGCTGTCGCTGATAGACCCGAGCAAGGTCGAGACGGTGGCCGTCTACGCCGGCATCACGCCGGTCAGCGAAGGCGGCGACAGCATAGGCGGCGCGATACAGATCAGGTCCGCACGGCCGAAATTCGCCGCGTCCGACAACGATGTACTGACCGAAGCGAAGGTCGGCACCTTCTTCCGCAGCAACGGCACCGCCCGCGGCCACAGCGTGGACCTGTCGATTGCCAGCACACAGCTGAGCGTGCACTACAGCGAATCCGCCAGCGAGTCCGACAACTACCGGACGGCGGGTGATTTCAAGAAGGAAGGCTTCTGGAAGCAGCTCGGTCAGCGCCCGGTCGCGGAGCGCGAGGTCGCATCGAGCGGCTATCGCGGATCGAAGAACAAAGAGGTCGGGCTGGGCCTCGCGTGGTCGTCAAACAGTGTCCTTCACCTGACCTACAGCGAACAGAAGCTCGACTACCAGGGCTTTCCGAATCAGCGCATGGACATGATCTTCAGCCGGCCGGATCCAGCCAATCCGGGCAATTACGTCATTGCGGAGAACACGCCGTCGAACGCGAACCGGACCCTCAACCTGCGCTACCTCGGACAGCACGCCTGGGGCGAACTCGAAGCGCGCCTGTTCCGGCAGACCGTGGCGCACCACATGGATCTGAACCAGGACCGATTCTTCGGCATGTTCATGCCGATGAAGTCGGACGCGAGCACGCTGGGTGGCCTGCTGAAGGCGAGCATTCCGTTGAGCCCGGAACATCTGCTGCGCGTCGGCACCGACTTCCAGCGGTATCGGCTCGACGACTGGTGGCCGCCGATCGGCATCGCGCCGGGCGCGATGTGCTGCGACGATTTCCAGAACATCCGCAACGGCAAGCGCGACCGCATCGGTGTATTCACCGAACTGGAAACTGGATGGAACGCTGCCTGGCTCAGTTTGCTCGGCATCCGCGGCGGTCTGGTGCATGCGGACGCAGACAGCGTGCAGGGCTACAGCAATGTCTATGCGGCCGACGCCGCCCGCTTCAACCAGCGCGATCGCAGCCGGAACGACACCCATCTCGACCTGACCGCGCTTGTGCGTTACACGCCCGATGCACGACAGAACTACGAGGCAGGCCTCGCGCGCAAGACGCGCTCGCCCAGCCTGTACGAGCTTTACCCGTGGTCCAGCTTTCCGATGGCCGCCCTGATGAACAACTTCGTCGGCGACGGCAACGCCTACCTCGGCAACCCCGGCCTGAAACCCGAAGTCGCCTACACCGCGAGTGCGAGCGCGTACTGGCACGACGAAGGCAAGGAGCGTTGGGACCTCAAGCTGTCCGGTCACGCCACCTATGTCGACGACTACATCGACGCGCAGCGCTGCCCGCGTGCGCTCAGCGCGCAATGCAATGCGCTCAACAGCAGCGCCGACGACCGCTACGTCATCCTGCAGTACGTGAATCAGCGGGCGATGCTGCAAGGCGTCGACGTGTCCGGTTCGACGCTGATCGCACGGCATGCAGACATCGGCAAGCTCTACCTGAACGGCATGGCGAGCTACGTCGACGGCCGTAACCTGAGCACCGGCGACAGGCTCTATCACATCATGCCGCTGAACGCGAAGATCGCGCTGGAGCATCGCTCGCAGCAGTGGACGAACACCTTCGAAGTGCATTCGGTTTCAGCCAAGGACGAGGTGTCGCGCGTCCGGAACGAGGTGCGGACCCCTGGCTATACGCTGCTCAATCTGCGCAGCAGCTTCGCGTGGAAGAACGGCCGCCTCGACCTCGCGCTGGAGAACGCGCTGAACAAGTTCTACCTGCTGCCGCTGGGCGGCGCCTATCTCGGCCAGGGCAATTCGATGACCACCGCTGGCATCCCCTGGGGCATGTCGGTTCCCGGCCGGGCGCGATCGCTGAATGTCGCGCTCAACCTGAGTTTCTAG
- a CDS encoding PEP-CTERM sorting domain-containing protein, translated as MNRFLNFGVALALSAGMTVAHAASSYDVVTTWYEPDTQPNNTIFTGSFDYDAATRTVTNLQGQLSESMTGMMGGGMTWLALDHQLVSWYDAALGGTFAAAFRNASTNTFWTGAGGNGWSPASGIAAGGVHYGFPATRTNPGNAYALIFIPDDPLAALTQAQIDKLAYADCAAGGMMGAVCMTGTSVAGYGAEGTMSGYPLSQTITAAVPEPETWGLMLAGLTVIGATARRRRTI; from the coding sequence ATGAACCGCTTTCTGAATTTCGGCGTCGCGCTCGCGCTGTCGGCCGGCATGACCGTCGCCCACGCCGCAAGCAGCTACGACGTGGTCACCACGTGGTACGAACCCGACACGCAGCCGAACAACACCATTTTCACCGGCAGCTTCGACTACGACGCCGCGACGCGCACGGTCACGAATCTGCAAGGTCAGTTGAGCGAATCGATGACCGGCATGATGGGCGGCGGAATGACCTGGCTGGCGCTCGATCATCAGCTGGTGTCGTGGTACGACGCGGCGCTCGGCGGCACCTTCGCCGCCGCGTTCAGGAACGCCAGCACCAACACCTTCTGGACCGGCGCCGGTGGCAACGGTTGGTCGCCGGCGTCGGGTATCGCGGCCGGCGGCGTCCACTACGGCTTTCCCGCCACCCGCACCAATCCGGGCAATGCCTACGCGCTCATCTTCATTCCCGATGATCCGCTCGCCGCACTGACCCAGGCGCAGATCGACAAGCTGGCCTACGCCGACTGCGCCGCCGGCGGCATGATGGGTGCCGTGTGCATGACCGGCACCAGCGTGGCCGGATACGGCGCAGAGGGCACGATGAGCGGATACCCGCTTTCGCAGACCATTACCGCCGCAGTGCCGGAACCCGAAACCTGGGGCCTGATGCTGGCCGGCCTGACAGTGATCGGCGCCACCGCGCGTCGACGCCGGACGATCTGA
- a CDS encoding response regulator — MSTSVGSHLHPAPQGGEILGTQSNPYRSTDYEAHRAVQPHPSSATPPLARSRPLRVLLVEDSLLIRKHLVSLLEDSEGVVVCGEVDTEADALTALRVGRFDAVVVDLQLREGSGFGVLQHLKLNHPDLLAIVLTNSNTAAMRARSLALGAHHFLDKSSEFERVAELLEGLR; from the coding sequence ATGAGTACGTCTGTCGGCTCGCACCTACATCCGGCGCCGCAAGGCGGTGAGATACTTGGCACGCAATCCAATCCCTATCGCTCCACCGACTACGAAGCGCACAGAGCCGTGCAACCGCATCCGTCGTCCGCCACTCCTCCGCTCGCCCGCTCACGCCCGCTGCGCGTGCTGCTGGTCGAGGACTCGCTGCTGATCCGCAAGCACCTGGTGTCATTGCTCGAGGACAGCGAGGGCGTCGTCGTCTGTGGCGAGGTCGATACCGAAGCCGACGCGCTGACCGCCTTGCGTGTCGGCCGCTTCGACGCGGTGGTGGTCGACCTGCAGTTGCGCGAAGGCAGCGGCTTCGGCGTGCTGCAGCACCTGAAGCTGAATCACCCCGACCTTCTCGCCATCGTGCTGACCAACAGCAACACCGCGGCGATGCGCGCGCGCAGTCTGGCGTTGGGCGCTCATCACTTCCTCGACAAGTCGAGCGAATTCGAACGCGTCGCCGAACTGCTCGAAGGCCTGCGCTGA
- a CDS encoding response regulator transcription factor, with the protein MQKKRVLLADDHQIVRNGLRQLINAEADLEVGAEASTSAETLTLLRQQDFDVLLLDISMPDRDGMDTLRLLRTHRADLPVLIISAYAEEQYALNMLRAGANGYIRKDADVDDILTAIRTVLRGRRYVSDTVADLLTQRLSGDADAPAHQQLSEREFQVLHKLATGKSVTEIADELFISVKSVSTYRSRLLTKLNLKSNAELTYYALKNGLIE; encoded by the coding sequence ATGCAAAAGAAACGCGTACTTCTCGCTGACGACCACCAGATCGTGCGCAACGGCCTGCGCCAGCTGATCAATGCCGAAGCCGACCTCGAAGTCGGCGCCGAAGCGTCGACCAGTGCCGAAACGCTCACCCTGCTGCGCCAGCAGGACTTCGACGTGCTGCTGCTCGACATTTCGATGCCAGACCGCGACGGCATGGACACGCTGCGACTGCTGCGCACGCACCGCGCCGATCTGCCGGTGCTCATCATCAGTGCCTACGCCGAAGAACAGTACGCGCTGAACATGCTGCGCGCCGGCGCCAACGGCTACATCCGCAAGGATGCCGACGTCGACGACATCCTGACCGCCATCCGCACCGTGCTGCGCGGCCGCCGCTACGTGAGCGACACTGTCGCCGACCTGCTGACGCAGCGCCTGAGCGGCGACGCCGACGCTCCGGCCCACCAGCAGCTGTCGGAACGCGAGTTCCAGGTGCTGCACAAGCTGGCGACCGGCAAGTCGGTCACCGAAATTGCCGACGAACTGTTCATCAGCGTGAAGAGCGTCAGCACCTACCGCAGCCGTCTGCTCACCAAGCTGAACCTGAAGAGCAATGCGGAACTGACCTACTACGCGCTGAAGAATGGTTTGATCGAATGA
- a CDS encoding DUF1328 domain-containing protein: MLHYALIFFIVALIAALFGFGGLAASAAGIAKILFFVFLALTIASFVVGLFKR; this comes from the coding sequence ATGCTTCACTATGCCCTTATCTTCTTCATCGTTGCGCTGATCGCGGCATTGTTCGGCTTCGGCGGCCTCGCCGCAAGCGCGGCCGGCATCGCCAAGATCCTGTTCTTCGTTTTCCTCGCGCTGACAATCGCCTCCTTCGTGGTGGGACTGTTCAAGCGCTGA
- a CDS encoding sensor histidine kinase yields the protein MSDAERSVKAAARHRAIVEGLSRAARKAGSATDGAERLTDSVLMRLARFRWGALLVVLIGVAFAAVSETTFQGMQREREEIDASRLSLAALNNLVYDNAQATATEARYTEEPSPDHLAQHLATVQRLAEAGTHVLGWAARRGIDEERVAVVKRLTAAESEELKRLRALPQNASPVEVMDAFLPPVVDQNELREALEPLVRTERAYLEEQMTLLGEEIERQRAAAIVVIAIGVLMLILLLRAYAMRSQAEAQIADRLRAARDELDALVRVRTEELSELASHLQTEAERQKSALARELHDELGSILTASRMEASMLLRRARKQDSPDVESLSRVCEILEQGVQIKRRVIEGLVPTVLTHLGLLPALESLAEETRASAPFAVDLVLPEALELDRDRAIAIYRVAQEALTNIRKHAQATEVRIALTVEGPTVRLEIRDNGVGIAAGARGKTGSHGLLGMKYRADALGGRFAIGPAPEHGTLLEFALPLA from the coding sequence ATGTCTGACGCGGAACGCTCGGTGAAGGCGGCGGCGCGGCATCGCGCCATCGTCGAAGGGTTGTCGCGCGCGGCGCGCAAAGCCGGTTCGGCGACCGACGGCGCGGAACGTCTGACCGACAGCGTGCTGATGCGGCTTGCGCGCTTCCGCTGGGGGGCGTTGCTGGTGGTGCTGATCGGAGTGGCTTTCGCCGCGGTGTCCGAAACCACCTTCCAGGGCATGCAGCGCGAACGCGAGGAAATCGACGCTTCGCGCCTGTCGCTGGCGGCGCTGAACAATCTGGTCTACGACAATGCGCAGGCGACGGCTACCGAGGCCCGTTACACCGAGGAGCCATCGCCCGATCATCTTGCGCAGCATCTGGCTACGGTGCAGCGTCTCGCCGAGGCGGGCACCCACGTGCTCGGCTGGGCGGCGCGCCGGGGCATAGACGAGGAGCGCGTCGCCGTCGTCAAGCGCCTGACCGCGGCGGAATCCGAGGAGCTGAAGCGGCTTCGGGCGCTGCCGCAGAACGCGAGCCCGGTCGAAGTGATGGACGCCTTCCTGCCGCCGGTGGTCGACCAGAACGAACTGCGCGAAGCGCTCGAACCGCTGGTGCGTACCGAGCGCGCCTATCTGGAGGAGCAGATGACGCTGCTGGGCGAGGAAATCGAACGCCAGCGCGCGGCGGCCATCGTCGTCATCGCCATCGGCGTGCTGATGCTCATCCTGCTGTTGCGTGCCTATGCGATGCGCAGCCAGGCCGAAGCGCAGATCGCCGACCGCCTGCGCGCGGCGCGCGACGAGCTCGACGCGCTGGTGCGGGTGCGTACCGAAGAGCTGTCGGAACTGGCCAGCCACCTGCAGACCGAAGCCGAGCGGCAGAAATCGGCGCTGGCGCGCGAACTGCACGACGAGCTCGGTTCGATATTGACCGCCAGCCGCATGGAGGCTTCGATGCTGCTGCGCCGGGCGCGCAAGCAGGACAGTCCGGACGTCGAGTCGCTGTCGCGCGTCTGCGAAATCCTGGAGCAGGGCGTGCAGATCAAGCGGCGTGTGATCGAAGGGCTGGTGCCGACCGTGCTGACCCATCTGGGTCTGTTGCCTGCGCTCGAATCGCTGGCCGAGGAGACGCGGGCGTCGGCGCCGTTCGCGGTCGACCTGGTACTGCCGGAGGCGCTGGAGCTCGATCGGGACAGGGCGATCGCGATCTACCGCGTCGCGCAGGAAGCGCTGACAAACATCCGGAAGCACGCGCAGGCGACCGAAGTGCGCATCGCATTGACGGTCGAGGGGCCGACCGTCAGGCTGGAAATCCGCGACAACGGTGTCGGCATCGCCGCCGGCGCGCGCGGCAAGACCGGTTCGCATGGCCTGCTCGGCATGAAGTATCGCGCCGATGCGCTGGGCGGCCGCTTTGCCATCGGTCCGGCACCGGAGCACGGCACCTTGCTGGAATTCGCGCTGCCGCTGGCGTGA
- the proB gene encoding glutamate 5-kinase, giving the protein MRTRLENAKRLIVKVGSALVTNNGAGLDLGALQEWARQIAALRAEGREVLLVSSGAIAAGMQRLGWSTRPSAMHELQAAAAVGQMGLAQAYEGAFSQYGLASAQILLTHEDLADRTRYLNARSTLSTLMELGVVPVINENDTVVYEEIKFGDNDTLGALVANLTEADCLVILTDQSGLYTADPRKDPAATLISEGEADDPRFESMAGGAGTGISRGGMITKVRAARRAARSGADTVIASGREPDVLLRLVRGEALGSFLKAGNTPLAARKQWLADHLQLAGTLILDEGAVKALGEGRSLLPIGVTEVQGQFERGAVVACRDSAGKELARGLINYSASETRRIARRPSADIEALLGYVDEPELIHRDNMVLA; this is encoded by the coding sequence ATGAGAACGCGCCTTGAGAATGCGAAGCGGCTGATCGTCAAGGTCGGCAGCGCGCTGGTCACCAATAACGGCGCCGGGCTGGACCTCGGCGCGCTGCAGGAATGGGCGCGCCAGATCGCCGCATTGCGCGCCGAGGGGCGCGAAGTGCTGCTGGTGTCGTCGGGTGCCATTGCGGCCGGCATGCAGCGCCTGGGCTGGAGCACCCGGCCGAGCGCGATGCACGAACTGCAGGCCGCTGCCGCCGTCGGTCAGATGGGTCTGGCTCAGGCCTACGAAGGCGCCTTCTCGCAGTACGGTCTGGCCAGCGCGCAGATCCTGCTGACGCACGAGGACCTGGCCGATCGCACCCGTTACCTGAATGCCCGCTCGACGCTGTCCACGCTGATGGAGCTCGGCGTGGTGCCGGTGATCAACGAGAACGACACCGTCGTCTACGAAGAGATCAAGTTCGGCGACAACGACACGCTGGGTGCGCTGGTCGCCAACCTGACCGAAGCGGACTGCCTGGTCATCCTGACCGACCAGAGCGGCCTCTACACCGCCGACCCGCGCAAGGATCCGGCCGCCACGCTGATCAGCGAAGGCGAAGCCGACGACCCGCGCTTCGAGTCGATGGCCGGCGGTGCCGGCACCGGCATTTCTCGCGGCGGCATGATCACCAAGGTGCGCGCTGCCCGCCGCGCCGCGCGCAGCGGTGCCGACACGGTCATCGCCAGCGGTCGCGAACCCGACGTTCTGCTGCGTCTGGTGCGCGGCGAAGCACTCGGCTCCTTCCTGAAAGCAGGCAACACGCCGCTGGCTGCGCGCAAGCAGTGGCTGGCCGATCACCTGCAGCTCGCCGGCACGCTGATACTCGACGAAGGTGCCGTGAAGGCGCTCGGCGAGGGTCGCAGCCTGCTGCCTATCGGTGTGACCGAGGTGCAGGGACAGTTCGAACGCGGCGCGGTCGTCGCCTGCCGCGACAGTGCGGGCAAGGAACTGGCGCGCGGCCTGATCAACTACTCGGCGTCGGAAACCCGGCGCATCGCGCGTCGCCCGTCTGCCGACATCGAGGCACTGCTCGGTTACGTCGACGAACCGGAACTGATACACCGCGACAATATGGTCCTCGCCTGA